Proteins encoded together in one Mycobacterium sp. MS1601 window:
- a CDS encoding LacI family DNA-binding transcriptional regulator: MKPPTIYSIAEELGLSPATVSRSLNGSPRVTEKTRDRVLRAAENQGYIRNQQARALRQTSTRMIGLLVPDLTSEVFNVLASCIQLELHERGYGLIIGQSLNQAELDRNYLQAFQSQKVDGILHAPCTPHGVDDTFATVPVPVVEIIRESDGQPRDSFCNADINDAVLLTSYLARRGYEEIFVVLGPQEFSSARLRGEGAGRVTAAHPGVAVHLCHGPFTEEWGYQVGAQVAAASQTGSARVGIAVTSNTFMAGVLGALKDRGVRAPKDVGIVGMEDPNWYRVADPPITAVAGPTWELGKQASRKLLELIEDGQGAGPVTRTELHGVLRERESTM; this comes from the coding sequence GTGAAGCCTCCCACCATCTATTCCATCGCTGAAGAGTTGGGTCTTTCGCCGGCCACCGTCTCGCGGTCCCTGAATGGTTCGCCGAGGGTGACCGAGAAGACCCGTGACCGGGTGCTGCGCGCGGCGGAGAACCAGGGGTACATCCGCAACCAGCAGGCGCGTGCGCTGCGGCAGACCAGTACGCGGATGATCGGTCTGCTGGTTCCCGATCTGACCTCAGAAGTGTTCAACGTGCTGGCATCGTGCATCCAGCTCGAGCTGCACGAGCGAGGTTATGGCCTGATCATCGGGCAGTCGCTCAATCAGGCCGAGCTCGACCGGAACTACCTGCAGGCATTCCAGAGTCAGAAGGTCGACGGCATCCTCCATGCACCGTGCACACCACACGGCGTCGACGACACCTTTGCCACAGTCCCTGTTCCCGTTGTCGAGATCATCCGCGAGAGCGACGGACAGCCCAGAGACTCGTTCTGCAATGCCGATATCAACGACGCCGTGCTCCTCACCTCGTACTTGGCCCGCCGCGGCTATGAGGAGATCTTCGTCGTGCTCGGCCCGCAGGAGTTCAGCAGCGCACGACTGCGCGGTGAGGGAGCGGGCAGAGTCACCGCCGCTCACCCAGGCGTGGCAGTGCATCTCTGCCACGGGCCTTTCACCGAAGAGTGGGGCTACCAGGTCGGAGCACAGGTGGCGGCCGCGAGTCAGACCGGCAGCGCTCGGGTCGGTATTGCCGTGACCAGCAATACCTTCATGGCCGGTGTTCTCGGTGCGTTGAAGGATCGTGGTGTCAGGGCGCCGAAGGACGTCGGAATCGTGGGGATGGAAGATCCGAACTGGTACCGGGTCGCGGATCCGCCGATCACCGCGGTGGCCGGGCCGACCTGGGAGCTCGGAAAACAGGCGAGCCGTAAGCTGCTCGAGCTCATTGAAGATGGCCAGGGCGCTGGACCGGTCACACGCACCGAACTGCATGGCGTCCTGCGTGAGCGCGAGTCGACGATGTGA
- a CDS encoding Gfo/Idh/MocA family protein: protein MTVRAALIGLGFATQELKLPGYLAEDNVDVVAIADPDPKARAAVAERLGLGKSQQFSSYEELIGTAEVDYVDVSTPHATHLPIFRLAAASQVSVVCDKPIAMSIAEVDEMIGLVERSGIRAGVHHNFMHFPSHAEMLRQARAGAVGRVESVSMGANSIYAPGVLPGDTGWRATARFAGGGILMDYGIHLLYLSLNLLGEDFVPRTVTARADKRRIREDADVEDTVMVHVEGTDGRTATLTLMWGTGTSGHTLVDGSEGSMVIHHASGHSAQHNVADEIRVVRTRDDAGTTVPIEWERLPLTWYYGGSIASFAQYVQTGTPTGVATLDTARTTVSLALSAYESIALDRPVEVPLAPSSPLYSLGIVGIRDLPIAAGNVILTRDLYRRCEKAPGDPA from the coding sequence ATGACTGTCCGAGCAGCACTCATCGGCCTAGGCTTCGCCACTCAGGAGCTCAAGCTCCCCGGGTATCTCGCCGAAGACAACGTCGACGTGGTCGCCATCGCCGATCCCGATCCGAAGGCGCGTGCGGCGGTGGCCGAGCGGCTCGGTCTGGGCAAGAGCCAGCAGTTCAGCTCTTACGAAGAGCTCATCGGCACAGCCGAAGTCGACTACGTGGATGTCTCGACCCCACACGCAACTCATCTCCCGATCTTCCGTCTGGCGGCGGCGTCGCAGGTATCGGTGGTGTGCGACAAGCCGATTGCCATGTCCATCGCCGAAGTTGACGAGATGATCGGCCTGGTCGAGCGTTCCGGGATCCGGGCCGGAGTGCACCACAACTTCATGCACTTCCCCTCGCACGCCGAAATGCTCAGGCAGGCGCGGGCGGGTGCGGTCGGTCGGGTGGAGTCGGTGTCGATGGGCGCCAATTCCATCTACGCCCCGGGGGTGCTGCCCGGTGACACCGGGTGGAGGGCCACGGCACGGTTTGCCGGCGGCGGCATCCTGATGGATTACGGCATCCACCTGCTCTACCTCTCACTCAACCTGCTGGGTGAGGATTTTGTGCCCAGGACCGTCACCGCCCGTGCCGACAAACGGCGGATCCGCGAGGACGCCGACGTCGAGGACACGGTGATGGTCCACGTCGAGGGAACCGACGGACGCACCGCCACCCTGACATTGATGTGGGGAACGGGAACCAGCGGACACACCCTGGTCGACGGATCCGAGGGCAGTATGGTGATCCACCACGCCAGCGGTCACTCAGCCCAGCACAACGTCGCCGACGAGATCCGCGTGGTGCGAACCCGCGACGACGCAGGTACCACTGTCCCGATAGAGTGGGAGCGGCTTCCCCTCACCTGGTACTACGGCGGTTCGATCGCGTCGTTCGCGCAATACGTGCAGACCGGAACACCCACGGGTGTGGCGACGTTGGACACAGCCCGCACCACCGTGTCGCTGGCACTGTCCGCCTACGAATCGATCGCCCTGGACCGTCCGGTAGAGGTCCCACTGGCGCCGTCCTCGCCGCTCTACAGCCTGGGCATCGTGGGGATCCGTGATCTGCCCATTGCCGCGGGCAACGTCATCCTCACCCGAGACCTGTACAGGCGGTGTGAGAAGGCACCGGGGGACCCGGCATGA
- a CDS encoding ABC transporter permease yields the protein MTPFRIGRVLLIAFAFAVLIFLFAPTVLVFGMAFNAAPDLSFPPSGFSLQWFESYFSNRAWMEATTRSAIIGVSATVLSVFIGTAAGIGLAKTRGRAFAVMSAVIGLPLVLPAIVLGLALFDLYSRLQVVGNMFAVILAHTLLGIPYVFVNVIASFTKFDFRLEQAAQGLGAHPRRSLVDVTLPGIMPGIVAGGFFAFIASWDELAVTMLIAGTDTRTLPVVMFSGIRFNVDPTIAAVAAVLTAVVLVMAVLRTLLERRLQRGIRQ from the coding sequence GTGACGCCCTTCAGAATCGGTCGCGTACTTTTGATCGCCTTCGCCTTCGCGGTGCTGATCTTCCTGTTCGCCCCGACCGTGCTGGTGTTCGGGATGGCCTTCAACGCCGCTCCCGACCTTTCGTTTCCGCCGAGCGGGTTCTCACTGCAATGGTTCGAGAGCTATTTCTCCAATCGCGCGTGGATGGAGGCGACCACTCGCAGCGCGATCATCGGCGTCAGTGCGACGGTGTTGTCGGTGTTCATCGGCACGGCCGCCGGGATAGGACTCGCCAAGACCCGTGGACGGGCGTTCGCCGTGATGAGTGCCGTCATCGGCCTGCCACTGGTGCTGCCCGCAATCGTCCTCGGACTGGCGCTCTTCGACTTGTATTCACGCCTGCAGGTGGTCGGCAATATGTTCGCGGTGATCCTGGCTCACACGCTGCTGGGTATTCCCTACGTCTTCGTCAACGTGATCGCGAGCTTCACGAAGTTCGATTTCCGCCTGGAGCAGGCCGCGCAGGGACTCGGCGCGCACCCGCGACGATCGTTGGTCGACGTGACTCTGCCGGGAATCATGCCGGGGATCGTGGCCGGAGGCTTCTTCGCGTTCATCGCGAGCTGGGACGAGCTGGCGGTCACCATGCTGATCGCGGGGACCGACACCCGAACGCTCCCAGTGGTGATGTTCAGTGGTATCAGGTTCAACGTCGATCCCACCATTGCCGCGGTGGCGGCGGTGCTCACGGCGGTGGTGCTCGTCATGGCCGTCCTGCGAACACTCCTGGAACGCCGGCTCCAACGCGGCATTCGCCAGTGA
- a CDS encoding DUF3500 domain-containing protein, producing the protein MTAGSTVARMRSEATAFLQALPPGQRTRVVVPASARRTAVWFFTPAERDGLPLVDMDPADQQRALRLLRSGLSEAGYSLATYIMGLENYLAYEEGWMDLYPGRPGHGRSRDPLLYYVKIYGDPASREWGWQFAGHHLVVHAFVENGTVVSATPHFIGVNPAVAPSLGRNRFQPLRGEEEIAIELLDTFTDQQRSDAVFDTIAPADILQGNRPLVDDRALPDPPADLYPATADRADVLDFLAQLGLSGHMATVADPSGGLVEFSRSAPSQRGLAVATLAPAGQQLVAELLQHYVLRFPADIHRDVFGWQAGDALPADLRFAWAGSTQNGVGRYYCFDSAAISIEFDNTQNAANHIHSALRSRRTDFATDVLRAHYFSEHPESMENK; encoded by the coding sequence ATGACGGCAGGATCGACGGTCGCCAGGATGAGGTCCGAGGCCACCGCGTTCTTACAGGCGTTACCTCCCGGACAACGGACGCGCGTCGTCGTCCCGGCATCGGCTCGCCGCACCGCGGTCTGGTTCTTCACACCGGCGGAACGGGACGGACTCCCGCTCGTGGACATGGACCCGGCCGATCAGCAACGGGCGCTTCGCCTTCTGCGCAGCGGACTCAGCGAGGCGGGCTACTCGCTGGCCACCTACATCATGGGCCTGGAGAACTACCTCGCCTACGAGGAAGGCTGGATGGATCTGTATCCGGGGCGCCCCGGTCACGGTCGCAGTCGCGATCCACTGCTCTACTACGTCAAGATCTACGGCGATCCCGCTTCGCGGGAATGGGGTTGGCAATTCGCCGGCCACCACCTCGTGGTGCATGCCTTCGTCGAGAACGGCACCGTGGTCTCGGCCACTCCCCACTTCATCGGAGTCAACCCCGCCGTCGCACCCTCGCTCGGACGCAATCGCTTCCAGCCTCTTCGCGGCGAGGAGGAGATCGCCATCGAGCTGTTGGACACCTTCACCGATCAACAGCGTTCGGACGCGGTGTTCGACACCATCGCACCGGCGGACATCTTGCAGGGTAACCGCCCACTGGTGGATGACCGGGCTCTGCCCGATCCGCCCGCCGATCTGTATCCGGCAACGGCGGATCGGGCAGATGTACTCGATTTCCTTGCACAGCTGGGACTTTCCGGCCACATGGCCACGGTGGCCGACCCCTCGGGCGGTCTTGTCGAGTTCAGCAGGAGCGCGCCGTCACAACGCGGGCTCGCCGTGGCCACTCTGGCACCCGCCGGGCAACAACTCGTTGCCGAGCTTCTGCAGCACTACGTGCTCCGGTTTCCCGCCGACATCCATCGCGATGTCTTCGGTTGGCAAGCCGGCGACGCGCTTCCCGCGGACCTGCGCTTCGCGTGGGCCGGATCCACCCAGAACGGCGTGGGACGGTATTACTGCTTCGATTCAGCGGCCATCTCCATCGAGTTCGACAACACCCAGAACGCCGCGAACCACATCCACAGCGCACTGCGCAGTCGTCGTACTGACTTCGCGACCGATGTGCTTCGCGCCCACTACTTCTCAGAGCACCCAGAGAGCATGGAGAACAAGTAA
- a CDS encoding alpha/beta hydrolase: MGNPDPLPASRPKILFLHSFFGRPSLWGPWIDYFTAAGYTCHAPALPGRDPSDDTVLARTGIDDCYAVALSAYDALDGPAIVIGHSLGGLLGQKVAAARSPAALVLLASIPPGPLIPRASVLHHLAPLMPSILRGRPFFPSESTIRSVPLSTLSRAEQDLLLPRLVRDSGRVFREMSLGVPATHVKASDVTCPVLNVSAGSDRNVAQWISRRIAARYNAQHQVHPGLPHWIIAESAVETVAPPVLSWLGRTV, encoded by the coding sequence ATGGGCAACCCGGACCCTCTCCCAGCATCCCGCCCAAAGATCCTGTTCCTGCACAGTTTCTTCGGCCGCCCGTCGCTGTGGGGTCCGTGGATCGACTACTTCACCGCTGCCGGTTACACCTGCCATGCGCCTGCGCTGCCCGGCCGCGATCCTTCCGATGACACCGTGTTGGCGCGTACCGGCATCGACGACTGTTATGCCGTTGCGCTGTCTGCGTATGACGCGCTGGATGGGCCGGCGATCGTGATCGGCCACAGCCTCGGCGGGTTGCTGGGGCAGAAGGTGGCCGCCGCCCGCTCCCCTGCCGCGCTGGTGTTGTTGGCATCGATCCCGCCTGGGCCGTTGATCCCGCGGGCGTCGGTGTTGCACCATCTGGCGCCGTTGATGCCGTCGATTCTGCGGGGGCGGCCGTTCTTCCCGTCGGAGTCGACCATACGGTCGGTGCCGCTTTCCACGCTGTCTCGCGCCGAGCAGGATCTGCTGTTGCCGCGGCTGGTGCGAGATTCGGGCCGGGTGTTCCGGGAGATGTCACTGGGGGTGCCTGCCACTCACGTGAAAGCTTCGGATGTCACCTGCCCGGTGTTGAATGTCAGCGCCGGATCAGATCGCAATGTCGCGCAATGGATTTCGCGGCGGATCGCGGCTCGGTACAACGCCCAGCACCAGGTCCACCCGGGATTGCCGCACTGGATCATCGCCGAGTCGGCTGTCGAGACTGTTGCACCACCCGTGTTGTCCTGGCTGGGGCGTACAGTCTGA
- a CDS encoding ABC transporter permease — MNLATVARGGDAGSPQRQRPNRRHLGLLPLLVFYAALLVYPMCLVASRAFTSADTGAFTLENFTRLVTEPVFRNVIVDTLRVATITTVCCVVLGYTVAYVICHLGPMGRFLEALVIIPLMTSVLVRAFVWIALLEDRGIVNTTLMKIGITDAPITLVYNETGVLIGMVHVMLPFTIIPMIAVFRSIDPRLAQASESLGANPWSTFWRVYLPLSMPGVAAGGALCFVLSLGFFTTPAMLGGGQTMLLAQLIDVQIQRLLQLNQASALALSLVVLALIVWLLVTALRRVRRLTGTDRAQ; from the coding sequence GTGAATCTGGCCACCGTCGCACGCGGAGGTGACGCGGGCTCGCCGCAGCGCCAGCGTCCCAACCGGCGGCACCTCGGTCTCCTGCCGCTGCTGGTGTTCTATGCGGCGCTGCTGGTGTATCCGATGTGCCTGGTGGCCTCGCGTGCCTTCACCAGCGCCGACACGGGCGCGTTCACACTGGAGAATTTCACCAGGCTCGTCACCGAGCCGGTGTTTCGCAACGTCATCGTCGACACGCTGCGCGTCGCCACCATCACCACGGTGTGCTGTGTCGTCCTGGGTTACACAGTGGCCTACGTGATCTGCCACCTCGGGCCCATGGGCCGGTTCCTGGAGGCACTGGTGATCATTCCGCTGATGACCAGCGTCCTGGTACGCGCCTTCGTGTGGATCGCACTGCTGGAAGATCGCGGGATCGTCAACACGACGTTGATGAAAATAGGCATCACAGATGCGCCAATAACGTTGGTGTACAACGAAACCGGCGTCCTCATCGGAATGGTCCACGTGATGCTGCCGTTCACCATCATTCCGATGATTGCGGTGTTCCGTTCGATCGACCCACGTTTAGCTCAGGCATCCGAATCGTTGGGCGCCAACCCGTGGTCCACATTCTGGCGGGTATACCTGCCACTGAGCATGCCGGGCGTCGCCGCCGGCGGCGCACTGTGTTTCGTACTCTCCCTGGGCTTCTTCACCACTCCGGCGATGCTGGGCGGTGGGCAGACGATGCTGCTCGCCCAGTTGATCGACGTGCAGATCCAGCGACTGCTGCAGCTCAACCAGGCCAGCGCTCTGGCGCTGAGTCTTGTCGTCTTGGCACTGATCGTCTGGCTGCTGGTCACGGCACTGCGTCGAGTGCGCCGACTGACTGGAACGGACCGTGCACAGTGA
- a CDS encoding sugar phosphate isomerase/epimerase family protein translates to MRLSATAVIYPEGALDAALTDIHTAGLDGIELQGHHIRWLTAVPARVAQFRRRLEDTQLVVSALMLGYLFDDASHDAHLAVLDLGAELGSRVIPIMAPRPGMVELPRYYELLEQIASRAADSGTVLAVHHHLGTLINTPEQIDAFVCAIGGHTGIGLCLDTAHLALHGTDIAPAVARWAPSVTHAHVKDLRPDARIDVCTAGARAAQHAFRTPGDGVLDFGGVLPALLRSDPPPWLSVEIETFHRPPLESLRTAAATLRGVPR, encoded by the coding sequence ATGAGACTGTCGGCGACGGCCGTCATCTATCCGGAAGGCGCACTCGATGCTGCGCTCACCGACATCCACACCGCGGGGCTGGACGGCATCGAGCTGCAGGGCCATCACATCCGATGGCTGACCGCCGTACCGGCGCGCGTGGCGCAGTTCCGCCGTCGGCTCGAGGACACCCAACTGGTGGTGAGCGCACTCATGCTCGGTTACCTCTTCGACGACGCGTCACACGATGCTCACCTCGCCGTCCTGGACCTCGGCGCGGAACTCGGCAGCCGGGTGATACCGATCATGGCGCCCAGGCCCGGAATGGTCGAGCTACCCCGCTACTACGAACTACTCGAACAGATTGCTTCGCGTGCAGCGGATTCCGGTACAGTTCTGGCCGTCCACCACCATCTCGGCACCCTGATCAACACTCCCGAGCAGATCGATGCGTTTGTTTGCGCCATCGGTGGGCACACCGGCATCGGCCTGTGCCTCGATACCGCTCACTTGGCCCTGCACGGCACCGACATCGCCCCCGCGGTCGCGCGCTGGGCCCCATCTGTGACACACGCGCACGTGAAGGATCTCCGACCCGATGCGCGCATTGATGTGTGCACTGCTGGCGCCCGAGCAGCTCAACATGCCTTCCGGACACCGGGGGACGGGGTTCTCGATTTCGGCGGGGTGCTACCGGCGCTCCTGCGCTCCGATCCGCCACCCTGGCTCAGCGTCGAAATCGAAACCTTCCACCGCCCACCGCTCGAATCGCTGCGCACCGCCGCAGCCACTCTCAGAGGAGTCCCACGATGA
- a CDS encoding ABC transporter ATP-binding protein, producing MTGGGAPSVGSGAGGSPKHGAKVEIEGLKKSYDGNHWAVQDLDLVIEPGEFVTILGPSGSGKTTALMMLAGFETPTAGSIRLNGTAVDRLPAYKRNIGMVFQSYALFPTMSVEDNIAYPLKMRKIPKAERTRLVDASLELVQLQQHRRKRPNQLSGGQQQRVALARATVFTPGLLLMDEPLGALDRKLRQTMQNEIANIHRTLGVSVVSVTHDQEEALSLSDRVLIMAEGRMQQLGTPVEIYEKPANAFVADFMGEANVLAVSGSRLAESAIRTVGPGGTAHLNGAAQASVRPEMILLQADPAGEGIIDSVTYCGSTVRYEVVLPSRERVVARRQASPEITQFSRRDRVSLSVTADAIVALAD from the coding sequence ATGACCGGTGGGGGCGCGCCGTCGGTAGGTTCCGGTGCCGGCGGTTCGCCGAAGCACGGCGCGAAGGTCGAGATCGAGGGCCTGAAGAAGAGCTATGACGGAAACCATTGGGCAGTCCAGGACCTCGATCTGGTTATCGAGCCCGGCGAGTTCGTCACCATCCTGGGCCCCAGCGGTTCGGGCAAGACGACTGCCCTGATGATGCTTGCCGGGTTCGAGACCCCCACCGCCGGCTCGATCCGGCTCAACGGCACCGCGGTCGATCGGCTGCCCGCCTACAAACGCAACATCGGCATGGTTTTCCAGAGCTACGCGCTGTTCCCGACCATGAGCGTCGAGGACAACATCGCCTACCCCCTCAAGATGCGCAAGATCCCCAAGGCCGAACGCACCCGCCTGGTCGACGCCTCCCTGGAACTGGTTCAGCTGCAACAACACCGGCGAAAACGGCCCAACCAACTCTCCGGCGGCCAGCAGCAGCGCGTCGCCCTGGCTCGGGCGACGGTGTTCACGCCCGGCCTGTTGCTCATGGATGAGCCCCTCGGGGCACTCGATCGCAAACTGCGCCAGACCATGCAGAACGAGATCGCCAACATCCACCGCACCCTCGGTGTCAGTGTCGTCTCGGTGACCCATGACCAGGAGGAGGCGCTGAGTCTCTCCGATCGGGTGCTCATCATGGCCGAGGGGCGCATGCAGCAGCTGGGCACGCCGGTCGAGATCTATGAGAAACCAGCCAATGCGTTTGTCGCCGACTTCATGGGTGAGGCGAATGTCCTGGCGGTCAGCGGCAGTCGTTTGGCTGAATCAGCAATCCGGACAGTGGGACCGGGCGGCACCGCCCACCTCAACGGTGCCGCACAAGCCAGCGTGCGCCCGGAGATGATTCTCCTGCAAGCGGATCCCGCGGGTGAGGGCATCATAGACAGCGTCACCTATTGTGGCAGCACCGTCCGCTACGAGGTGGTGCTCCCCAGCCGGGAACGCGTGGTCGCGCGTCGGCAAGCCAGTCCCGAGATCACCCAGTTCTCGCGCCGGGACCGGGTTTCGCTGAGCGTCACCGCCGACGCCATCGTCGCGTTGGCGGACTGA
- a CDS encoding HugZ family pyridoxamine 5'-phosphate oxidase — protein sequence MANRDHGDPGDAPSIPAPLTEAVNPVRPSAAEEARTIAASTNTGILASLTGDGDPWASLVTYGLLDDGSPVLCVSHMAEHGRNLAGDPRASIAVVAPATDTDPLANARITLAGVVEHPVGAELQAARAAHVAAVPAAKYYIDYSDFALWVLRVNRVRWVGGYGRMDSAVGSDYAAAEPDPVTLEASGAIAHLNADHADSLAVMAQALGGFPDATAALCTGADRYGLDLKVTTPRGVAYTRVGYPQRLNAVSEMRAATVALVKAAQSAE from the coding sequence GTGGCGAACCGTGACCACGGCGATCCCGGTGATGCGCCGTCCATTCCTGCACCGCTGACCGAAGCCGTCAATCCTGTGCGGCCGTCGGCCGCCGAAGAGGCCCGCACCATCGCCGCCTCGACCAACACCGGGATTCTCGCGTCACTCACCGGTGACGGCGACCCGTGGGCCTCGCTGGTGACCTACGGCCTGCTCGACGACGGCTCCCCCGTGCTGTGTGTGTCGCACATGGCCGAGCACGGTCGCAACCTCGCCGGGGATCCGCGCGCCAGCATCGCCGTCGTCGCCCCCGCCACCGATACCGATCCGCTGGCCAATGCCCGCATCACGCTGGCCGGTGTCGTGGAGCACCCGGTCGGTGCAGAGTTGCAGGCTGCCCGCGCCGCACATGTGGCCGCCGTGCCTGCCGCCAAGTACTACATCGACTACAGCGACTTCGCCTTGTGGGTGCTGCGGGTCAATCGTGTCCGCTGGGTCGGCGGATACGGTCGGATGGATTCGGCTGTCGGCTCGGACTACGCTGCGGCTGAACCGGATCCGGTGACACTGGAAGCTTCCGGCGCCATCGCGCATCTGAATGCCGACCATGCCGATTCCCTTGCCGTGATGGCCCAGGCGCTCGGCGGGTTCCCCGATGCGACGGCCGCGTTGTGCACCGGGGCTGATCGGTACGGCTTGGATCTCAAGGTGACGACGCCACGCGGGGTCGCCTACACGCGAGTCGGATACCCGCAGCGCCTGAATGCCGTGAGTGAAATGCGTGCTGCGACGGTAGCTTTGGTGAAGGCTGCACAGTCGGCCGAGTAA
- a CDS encoding ABC transporter substrate-binding protein encodes MKVHKMVAVSSVALLAVVGCSSATQEGNGSAGTGTQPESIVVAGYGGTFSDAQRVAYYEPFTTETGIGIVEAETSIAALQSQVDTGNVQWDVMVLSTTDLAQGTANDLFESVDGVVDPANFVTDTVTDYGIGLDFSSNVLAWNTEKIGSAAPQSWSDFWDFDKFPGKRAVPSWGPDAQLFEFALLADGVAMDSLYPLDVDRALRKLEELRDDMIVYDSNAQGLQLVTGGQADMALLPNGRVELAARSSMPIDFTFNEGALVVDWAAIPKGAPNADAAKEFLRFATEVPQQQAFLAQIPYSGTNTGSLEGLSPSVLRTLPTNEEAMAVQFRPDAAYYAEHGSELVTAWQGFLYG; translated from the coding sequence GTGAAGGTCCACAAGATGGTTGCGGTCTCGTCGGTGGCGCTTCTGGCGGTCGTCGGCTGCTCCTCGGCAACCCAGGAGGGGAATGGTTCAGCAGGCACCGGTACGCAACCGGAATCTATTGTGGTCGCCGGTTACGGCGGCACCTTCTCCGATGCGCAGCGTGTTGCCTACTACGAACCCTTCACCACCGAGACCGGTATCGGCATCGTCGAAGCCGAGACCAGTATCGCAGCACTGCAGTCTCAGGTGGACACGGGCAACGTCCAATGGGACGTCATGGTGTTGTCGACCACCGACCTGGCGCAGGGGACGGCGAATGACCTCTTCGAGAGTGTCGATGGTGTGGTGGATCCGGCGAACTTCGTCACAGACACCGTGACCGATTACGGTATCGGGCTGGACTTCTCCTCGAACGTGCTCGCGTGGAACACCGAGAAGATCGGCTCTGCGGCTCCGCAGTCCTGGAGTGACTTCTGGGATTTCGACAAGTTCCCCGGCAAGCGCGCGGTTCCGTCGTGGGGCCCTGATGCCCAGTTGTTCGAATTCGCCTTGCTCGCTGATGGTGTCGCGATGGACAGCCTCTATCCACTCGACGTCGACCGCGCGCTGCGCAAGCTCGAGGAGCTGCGCGACGACATGATCGTCTACGACTCCAACGCTCAGGGACTCCAGCTGGTCACCGGGGGACAGGCCGACATGGCCCTTCTGCCCAACGGGCGGGTGGAGCTCGCTGCCAGGTCCAGCATGCCGATCGACTTCACGTTCAACGAAGGTGCGTTGGTGGTGGACTGGGCCGCCATTCCGAAGGGCGCACCGAATGCCGACGCGGCGAAGGAGTTCCTGCGCTTCGCGACCGAGGTTCCCCAGCAGCAGGCCTTCCTCGCCCAGATCCCCTACTCCGGAACCAACACCGGTTCACTGGAGGGGCTGTCGCCGTCGGTTCTGCGCACACTGCCCACCAACGAAGAGGCGATGGCGGTGCAGTTCCGTCCCGATGCAGCGTATTACGCAGAGCACGGTTCTGAACTGGTCACGGCCTGGCAGGGTTTCCTCTACGGCTAG